The Sabethes cyaneus chromosome 1, idSabCyanKW18_F2, whole genome shotgun sequence DNA segment tcgaggtatgatgctggtctaataatccagtcgtcgtatgttcgaatctcggctgggagaggctgttagagtccaaAGGATtctagcaactggccctgcaattgtcctgtactctaacagctggctgcgaagtctgtcgtataaaaaaagaaTGTCAAGttccgataacggaatgtagcacctaggctttgctttgattgCAGAACCAGCCTTTCATCTCCAATATACCGATCTCGTCGCTGATCGCCTGCCACTTGATCACACGACCTTGTAACACGATGAAACTCGTTTGTTATGTCACCattaaattacgaaaaaaattgAATGGAAAGCGTTTAATTTTTTCTGCTAAATACGAATAAATTAAATTGCTTTGTAGTCATTTTGAAAGAAACTTACTGCACCACGTGATAAATACACTACTATTATTGCATGTAGTATAAAAGAAAAGGTCCAACATGGGAACCATAGGCAACCCCCGAAGTTGTTTGAAAAGGGTTGGATACAGATGCATTGCACTGACCACTGTAATAGGATTTCTGTACACTCAAttagtttttttacacggtttgttttttcaacGGGGAAACTTAAGGACCATTGATTTATTTCTCAACACATTTGGGACCGACCCagcattcgtcacgtagtttcccaggtaaccaataagcttttccaatgcaagttaaaagcaagccaataagcatttaagttgccttaaatgctacttaaatgctattttggcaaaatatgcggctattttactgctagccctcttatagtgctgacaatgcttatttgcaactagttaccaacaagaagaatttaaatagaattgtgcttgccaatttacaacagttatgcagtcacaaagctgataaacaacaacatgcagtataaaacaccagggatgctaataaacgactgatttactgcttattttaatgcttattggttacctgggttgtaagttgcaccgttgttgagtaatcgaaaaaaacaaaccgtgtaaaaaacttTAGTGTAATGGTTATTACATTTCCGACAAAACACAAAACCTTGTAGCTaatctttccaaaaaaaaaaagaaaatgaattcGTCCACGTGTCGATAAACAAAAAAACGGCTTGGAACAAAAAAAATGAGCAAAGAAAATCAATTCTCTTAATTGAGGTATAGAATGTGCAGTATTatataatttagctttatgctCATTATGGGCTATTCTGTAAGtaacgtcgagtgtcactttacTCGACTAACccacttttggtattatgcaaGTCGCATTCGACACGATTTCATTGAGTAGGTCGCTTGGTTCAACCACCAAAAAGCTGGTGACTCAGCTGTCAGCTAACGATGAGCgactttgttttattttggtcATGCATCAAGCCGCTATTCTGTCCGTTCTCCCCGCGCTTGATACTCGACAGTGGCGGaatcgagtcgagttgctcgatatgacttacaaaatagggcCCTACATCTCAACTAAAGTGGAATAGAGCAGGTCGGACTTCAGGTCTGAAATTAAACCTAATTAGCTGTATTAAAACCGTTATAACTACAAGTGTGACCACAATCacgttaaaataataaaattcacaGCTCATCGATAATGAATACCATGCTAAACGAGCTCAACTTGACAGCGCAACTTAGATAACAGCAACTAATAGGACTATCTTTTCCACAGGGCTTCCTGAAGTACTCCCTCACGGGATTGATCATTGAAGTCGCTAAAGCCTTCTTCAACAAATTCCCGGTGCTGGTCAAGGAACCGCACAACTTTTGCTCGGAATTCCGCCGCGTTCTCAGCACGAAGCTGATGTACTTTCTGGGAATCTACATTGGCAGCTATCGATTGCTGGCATGTCTCTTTAGTCGGCACTTCGGAGAAGATCGCCCCCTCTGCAACCAACTTGCTGGCTTCTTCGGTGGTCTGTCCTATCTACTCTATCCCAGGTACCAGGTTCTTACGTTGGCTTTCACCAAGTTTATCGAGGTAAAATTACAAAGATATTTAGTAAAGAGCTTAATGCTTAATTGTCGATCTATTACAGGTTTCGTGGGagtactattttaaaactgccaAGAACATTCCCCACTGGATTCGGCAGTTGGATCGACTACCGTGGCTCCGTATCGTCTACGTGCTCTCCGTAACCTATATGTACCACACGCTGGTCTTCTATCCCCATCTGTCGCCCTCGTTCAACAGCAAAGCAATCAACTACTGCTCGGACAACCGCGTCGAACGGCTGAAGCGACGTCTGCTCGGCTGGATGCTACAGAACGAATGGAATAAAGCCTGAGCTGAATTGAAATATggaaataaattattattatttttgtactAAACCCGACTTCGGCTCGGGCCCTGGGTAAAATGCTTTCGCCGGCAGTTTATTTAGTTTCTCGTGAACTTCCCTTCGCACAGCAGCATGTCTTCGCTCAGTAAGTGTTTCTACGAAGCTTCGGCCGGCAAGACCTGTCGCGACCTTTGGCACCCGCAGTTCGATAGCTGTTGGCACTACATTTTCGACCTGTGGAAACGAATCATGCCGGGCAGCTTTAAGCTGTACATTCCGCTGCTGGTTGTTAGTATCGTTATTATAGTGTTATAAAAATTGAGTGattacagaaaaaaattaattttgtttagCTGCCACCTTTGGTGAAATCGGATGGAGTGACCGGGGCGTACCTTGTGAATCACTTTCTCGAATACGTCTACATCTCGATTGCGACCTATGTGCAGGCAGCACTGTCACTAACCTTTCAATGTGGCTTTTCGTGAGTATCCAATCCGACTGTGTTAATCTGACCTATAAAAGATTAATTGTTCTGAACTTTGAACATGATAGAAATTTGTTCGGTTACCTCAACTACTGGTGCGTCATGTTCTGGCCGTGTTTGCTGGGTGTCGCTATTGGACCGAAGCTGCCTGCCCAGCATCTTCGGTTGCAAGGCATTACTTTCTTTAACATGGTCTGTATTGAGTTGTAAAAAGTGTTTTCATTCCAATGCAAGTTTCTGCTTTTCTTAGATGGTTGAAACGATGATTCGTAAAAGCCGCGTTGGTGTCGTTCAATATCTTAGAAGCTCGCGACTGTTCGGAACTTTCAGTTTCATGATTCTTAGTGCAATCATAATGACACAACTACACTCTGGTGTTGTTAAACAATTCTGGTATAATGACAACCGGATTTGTTAACCAAGATTCAAGAATTTAAAGTTGGGTCGTTGTTTACAGGTTGATTAACCCACCGGAACCCAATGGTACCGAGGCAGGGCGCTGCTCGCACAAACGCTCCTGCCGGCACTTCCTTCTGGATGGAATGGTGAAATATGCCATCGTCGGATTCATCCTCGAATCCGTTCGAGCATTGATCACCAAATTTTCGCTACTGATGACCGATCGATCGGCATTTCTGCCGGAGTTCATAGCGCTCTGCAGCACCAAACTGGGACTGTTTCTGGCGTTCTACGTTGGCATCTATCGGGCGACGTGCTGTCTGCTGACGCGTCATCAGCTAAACCATACCAGTCCGTTGCAGTCCACGACGGCTGGATTCCTGGCCGGCTGTGCCTACTGGATTTACCCGAAGTACCAGGTTTACACGCTTGGGATTACCAAGGCTATTGAGGTATGTAAATGAAATGTTAATATAAAATTAATGACAATTTTTTAACCTTAACAAGTTctaaatttatatatttattataGATATCCTGGGAGTACTGGATGAAAACAGGTCAAAACATTCCTACTTTTGTGAAACGATTGAACCGGTTGCCCTTCGTGTTCCTGGCGCAAATGATTTCGTTTGGATATCTTGGTCACATCTATGCCTTTCATCCGCATCTTTCGCCCTCGTTCCATATTAAGGCAATGAATTTTTGTTCGAAAAACCTCACGCTAGGAATGCGCCGAAGGATCATGGCGTGGATTATAGGCCACGGTGTATAAGATTCCCCTTTTAAAATAATTCAATCAATGGATTGGGATTAGGCAAACATTGAACACTTTTTTCAACATATTTAATTTTGTAAACTGTtgtgaataaaaataataactgaATCTTTGTTCAGGATAATTTTTACCGTCAGACAGACACAAGTTTATCTCTTTATCCCTACCAACATGTGATTGCCAAGCAAGCCCGCAATGAAAGCAGCAGTCAAACTGATCAAACGTTACTGACATGTAACGCCATCACTGTTACTTACCGTATGTGAAGGACATAACGTCGCACGCGGAAGCTTAAAAGCGAAGCAAGCGGGTTGCACTAGCAGCGCCATCTCTCTGATGAACACGCAATCCTAAGGATAAACAAAAACAGCTGACATAATATCGATGTGCCTGTGTCGTGTCTTCATACGAACTGTCAAAATAGTGTTTTGGTTTTGCTCATTTTAAACCTTTGTGATATAATGTCGCTTATaattaaaaatcgtttaaatcaaAGCGTTTTTAGACTTTTAAAAACATACCTTCCTCAAGCATCGTACTGCTCCCTGGAAAGGACATCCCGGTATTTAAACTCACACGAAGAAGTTCCTGTTAGGGCGCCTACCACAGCGCTGCACAACCATTGCTACACCGTCCAGCAAGTGCGATGGAAATCGAAAAAATCAAACCGGAAGGATCGCAGCCAACGGGCGAaagatgacgacgatgatgaagACTCCGATGAGGATCGGCAGGATGATTTCGAAGAACTGGCAAATGACAAGCACACGAGGCTAATCAAAATCAGCCTGCCCTCTATGAGGGCCGATTTGGTTGTTAAGGCCGGACTGGGAATTGCTAGAAAGTAAGTCGAAAATATGGCTTTCTTTCTACCTACTAATCATTAACATTATTGAACTATTCACACAGCAAAGTGGATGCGTTGTTTTACGACAGCAACATTCGCGTCAACGGGCAAAAGCTGCTGAAGAAAAGTACCATGCTGGATGCCGGTGACGAGGTTGACGTCGTAAAGGGTGTCAGCCCTACCAATCCGGATCATCTGATTGTATCCCGCGTGGAAATCCTCGATGTTACGCCCAAAATCGAAACCATTTCCGTCGTCATGCGGCGACACAAGTCGCTGATCATTGAAAACTACGAGTCGGACTCGGTCAACACCGGTGATAAGTAAGCGAATAGCATCTTGTTCTTAGTGAGGATATACAGTTTATTGTCGAATAAAGAATATGTAAAATAGTTCGGTTTTCACCTTTCATCTGTTGTGGTATTTCATTTCTGGAAAGCTTACGCTTTCATTAAAACTATACATGTATATTTACCTTTCGGTTAGGATAATTGTCTACAGTACAGACTGAAAATCAATCACTTTTAGTCATTTACATTAGAAAACAAAGTCTTTTTCGTTGAAATCAAAGTACTCGAATTGAGGAGTTTTAGTTTAAGTAACAAATGCGAGCTTCGCTCGTAACACAACCCACACAGCATACAAAGTTAGATAATGATTTTATGACTCTGAGCTCTTCGAATTAGCTACATTTCACAGTCCACTTTTGGTCGTTTCTTTGAATTAGTGCTATTATACTGCTCGTAAGGCAACTCTCAGTTATAtatttgaaaacaaaagcacCAGCTTAAATCAGCAGTTCGTCATCGCTTTCGGACATACCGGGCGGATTCATCAGAAGGCTGTTCTCTTCGTCACTAACctgtaaataaaattttttaaacGATGTAAAATCAAACCCACTGTAAAATTTAAATCATCAGTTTTTTAAACAGAAAAATGGAGACGTACAGAAAGCATTCCTTTTGTATTAGTACGGTAATACACCCTATAAGAAGCTTAGCATAAAATTAGTTTTCTTTGCTGTtgttaaaatagaaaatacaaaataggaaatacaaaagaaattggGAAGCACCTTTTGGATTTCACAGCACAAAGTGATAAAAATTTGAACACGAAAAGCACAATACTAGTTGGAAAAACCATcctaaaagaagaaaataataaacatgGAATATTATAAATAAAACACTAACACACGCTGAAAAAAGTAGTACTATGTATCAAACAAacaagatttaaaaaaaaataaagggccgtttcttcaattacagcattatcaacgtgcactgcccgcacgaaggtaaacCCGATAACGAGAAGGAAGCGGTCTACGCGAGGCTGTGGGAAACgcacgacagctgctcgccacgggacatcaaggtcGTCagcggggatatgaacgcccaggtcggtagggaagaaatgtgtaaaccggtgataggaccctatagcctgcacaccgatacgaccgccttcttccgaggagttaagtGCTTCAAACTATGAAGACGGTTGGGGCTGAATACGCATGGCCACTAGGAGCCCCGGagaatacaaaatgattggtttgatggggaataccAACGCGGGGGAGAGAaagaaaattgcttggaaaaattatctgagtattgccactagggagaacttgaCCAAATATCGATGAGTTAGGAATCAGTTGACCATGattctgaggagtaaaaagtACCAACAGAAGGAAAGGGattgtgaagaattagaacaactggtTCAAGCTAACGACACGCGTAAATTTtacaagaaggtgaaccaatctcgtaagggcTTCACACAGAAACCTGAAATGTGCAGGAACGAGGAAGGGAAACGAGAAATCTGGTGGCTGAAGACCAAAACAGCCGCTGGTAAGGATCGGcttccggcagagctttataaacaacGCCGAGAAATGCTGGCAACAGCTCTATAGTGGgcaatttccaagatttggaaggAGCAGAAGCTACCGGGagaacaacgtgcccacgcatcacatctttactgatttcaaagcagcatagaTACAGTCTATCGAGatcagttatggcagataatgcacgaacgcggttttccgaataaactggcgcgactgatcagagcaacATTGAATCGAGTGAATCGCACTTGTAGGGTTGATCCGACGAGCgtgcatcgaaacaagaggcacgATTCTTACCCACGGTAGTCAACTTCTAGGCTTATAGATGACTTgatgatatcatagccaggaactttgcgacggcggaagcaatgtacgctagactgaaagtggagtctagcAATATTGGGCTATAAATAaatacgtcgaagaccaaatacatgtaaggaagaggctcaaaagaaGCAAACGCGCGCCTCCTTTGGACGGTAACCCCTTGACAGCGCCGAAATAGAAGTGGTCAATGAATTcgagtatttgggatcgctggtgacagcggacaacaacactagtaaggagatccagcggcgcatacGAGCGCTACGACcaagaagcatatgccgccATACAATGCTGAAAATGTATataacccttattagaccggtagttcttcatGGACTTGAAGCTATGGCGCTGCccacggaagacatacgcgctcttgccgtgttcgaggtGCTACGggcgatatttggtggagtacaaactgaaagcggagatcCCCCTCGTGCATCTGGCAAAAGTCACGTGCATCTGACAAATCTGGCTGGgacggacacgtcgtaaggatgccggacaacagtgcgacgaaaacagaacagatctcttcaacaaccccaccggcaccaggaacagagtaGCCCAAGATCGCGTTGAATAGAGATCACTGTTTGAAACAGCACCAGCCATCCTTGTTCTTTGTTGCTGACGACGATGATGGGAACCTCCTCTCCTTCCCCTACGACTCCTTGAAgatgatcgttcaaaaaacatgaaatgcgatACCATAGATTGGCGCTCGGGTTCATATCCGTAataaaaaattccaaaagtACATGACAGTATACTAAATTATCTTGTGTTtcacccatcctttttttagttcgaacgcataacaaaatggtgcacattcaaaacaaaacgtcagttttttgtcaaaaaaacataaactttttaaaaaatacaaagatTGCAACATCGAAAAAAagaatgggtcaaacactagaatCGTataagctttgaaacaaaaaaggaagCAAGTCAAATTATCACGATGAGCAATTGGTCCTCAGAATAAAATATTACTTGCTTCAGACGAAACTGCACTAAATAGGACTGACATTCCGATTATTAGGAAAATTACTGGCCATCGAAGGCAAAAATGGTCGGATCAGTGAGACTTAATTAGTGACATtatggtactgtcaaatgaatcaaaattgagtaaaaGGGATCGGACCATTCCTGATCCAAGgaacaatttgggtttcattACGCTTTTATGATGGCTTTGGCAACCAAAATTACCGTAGAATTAGGAatcatgcgcagaattaggtgcgtttAAACAAGACTAAATAAGGCTTAAGATTAAAGACCAACGACTAAACTAGACTAAAGGCAACAAGACTAAAACCTTTAGGTAAACAAAGACTGAAGCAAACTCTTATTATGGCTTTTGTGACTACCAGTAGTCATAAAAGCCATAATAAGAGTTTGCTACAGTCTTTGCTTTTAGTCTTCTTTAGGTTTTAGTCTTGTTGCTTTTAGTCTAGTTTAGCCGTTGGTCTTTAGTCTTAAGCCTTAATATTTAGTCTTGTTTAGCCTTCAGTCTTCTTCAATCTTAAGTCTCTGTCTTTAGTCTGTAATTTTCTTTAATCTTTAGTCTTTTTACTCTTGTTTAGTCTTTAATCTTCATTCATCTTTAGTCTGCTTTAGTCTTTGTTTAAGTATTCTTTAGTCTTTAATTTTCTTTAGGCTTTAGTTTTGATAATCTAGTTGTCTTTAGTTTGTGTACAGACTTTTTAAGTCTTGTTTAGTATTTAGTCTTTAGTTTTgtttagttttcttaatctttaATTTTCTTTCGTAATTAGTCTTCTCTAGTCTGTCGTAATAAGTCTTAATTTAGCATTCTGTGAGCTTAAGTTTTCTTGAGTCTTAGCCTTTAGTATTGTTTAGACTTGAACCTTCTTTGGTCTTTAGTCTTCTTTCGTCTTTTGTcttctttagtctttagttttCTTTCGATTTAAtcttttcttgttttgtttaaacTTCTTTGGCCTCtggatttttttggtttttagcCTTTAGTCTTCAGTTGTTGTCTTTAGTCTTctttagtatttaattttcctttcacacttaaaaaaaagcaccgagttcggcaaaattttaccgaaatctcaacagccgaccattcggtaaaattttttatgacaccaaacgttactaaagatccgtaaacgtcgatatacaccatcgacatttttaccgaacattcgCCTGTTGagatttcagcaaaattttgccgaactcggtgcttatatttaagtgtgtaggtttTAGTCTTGTTTAGTCCTGTTGTCTTTAGACTTCTTAGACTTATTGCTTAGTCGTTAGTCTTTAGATTTCTTAAGTCTTTAGTTTCTTaagtttttttagttttcttaGTCTTCTGTTTTCTTTCGTAATTGGTCTTCTTTAGACTATAGTTTTGTTTAGTATTCTATAGTCTTCAGTCTTCTTTAGCTTCAGGATTTTTATGTTTTAAAGCCATTAGTCTTCAGTTTTTCTCTTTAGTCTTCTTTAGTCTTCTTTAGTCTTTAATTTCCTTTAATCTATGATCTTTATAATTCTTTAGTATTATTCAGTCTTCAGCTGTCTTTCGTCTTCAGTCGCCTTTAGTTTGGTTTAGCCTTTAGTTTTCTTCAGTCCTTTTGGCCCTAATTAGTTTTCTTTACTCTTCAGTCttttttagtctttagtcttgtttggtctttcgttttcttttatttaaatcttTCCTTGTTCTTCTCGTCTTCTTTATCGTCAAGATTTTTATGTCTTTAAGTAAGCCTTTAGTCTTCAATTCTTCTCTTTAGTCTTCTTAAGTCTTTATTTTCCTTTGTTCTTTGGTCTTTATTATTCTTTAGTATTATTCAGTCTTCAGTTTTCTTTCGTCGTCAGTCGGCTTCAGTTTGGTTTAGTCTTTAGTTTTCTTCAGTTCTTTTGACCTTAATTAGTTTTCGTTGATCGTCAGTCTTTTCTAGTTTTTAGTCTTGTTTAGTCTTTAGTTTTCTTCAGTCTTCTCTTCTCTTGTTTAGTCTTTATTTAGCCTTTAGTCTGCAATTTTCTTTCGGCCTTAGTCGTTAGTCTTCTTTGATGCATAGCTTTCATTGGCTTTGTTTAGTATTCTTTATGATTCAGTCTTCTTTGGCCATGCTTAGTTTCTAGTCTTCTTCAGTTTTTAGTCTCTTCCagcttttaattttattttcagccgCTAGTTTAATGCTAGTTTAGTTTTTGATGGTAGCCTTTGTTAGCTTTAAGTCTTCTataatttttatcatctttAATATTCTTTAGTCTGAGTCTTCTATTGTCTTTAATCTTCTTTAGTCTTGCTTAGTGTTTAGTCTTCTTTAGTCTCATTTTCTTTGGTTCTTAGTCTTTAATCTTCTTT contains these protein-coding regions:
- the LOC128746210 gene encoding uncharacterized protein LOC128746210; translation: MAELSKYFYEATAGKTCRDLCHPEYASCWISFVESARRLLPGSFKLYLPYLMIPAMIKGGGYTRKYWRDSILGYFDVSFKTYLIAISGLTMQCLFYKFFGELRFYWVMAAPGFFSTALSPKLAKVHLRLQGITYFNMMIEVIIKKSKYRLLEAVRDSKLLGTILFMIFNARILDILQKVSINHFWFAYPVKIKQVDRKSKDDSRVLGTLFPSAHQACSHERSCDVYIIDGFLKYSLTGLIIEVAKAFFNKFPVLVKEPHNFCSEFRRVLSTKLMYFLGIYIGSYRLLACLFSRHFGEDRPLCNQLAGFFGGLSYLLYPRYQVLTLAFTKFIEVSWEYYFKTAKNIPHWIRQLDRLPWLRIVYVLSVTYMYHTLVFYPHLSPSFNSKAINYCSDNRVERLKRRLSMSSLSKCFYEASAGKTCRDLWHPQFDSCWHYIFDLWKRIMPGSFKLYIPLLVLPPLVKSDGVTGAYLVNHFLEYVYISIATYVQAALSLTFQCGFSNLFGYLNYWCVMFWPCLLGVAIGPKLPAQHLRLQGITFFNMMVETMIRKSRVGVVQYLRSSRLFGTFSFMILSAIIMTQLHSGVVKQFWLINPPEPNGTEAGRCSHKRSCRHFLLDGMVKYAIVGFILESVRALITKFSLLMTDRSAFLPEFIALCSTKLGLFLAFYVGIYRATCCLLTRHQLNHTSPLQSTTAGFLAGCAYWIYPKYQVYTLGITKAIEISWEYWMKTGQNIPTFVKRLNRLPFVFLAQMISFGYLGHIYAFHPHLSPSFHIKAMNFCSKNLTLGMRRRIMAWIIGHGV
- the LOC128746176 gene encoding mitochondrial transcription rescue factor 1, translated to MSLIIKNRLNQSVFRLLKTYLPQASYCSLERTSRYLNSHEEVPVRAPTTALHNHCYTVQQVRWKSKKSNRKDRSQRAKDDDDDEDSDEDRQDDFEELANDKHTRLIKISLPSMRADLVVKAGLGIARNKVDALFYDSNIRVNGQKLLKKSTMLDAGDEVDVVKGVSPTNPDHLIVSRVEILDVTPKIETISVVMRRHKSLIIENYESDSVNTGDK